The Chitiniphilus purpureus sequence CCCAAGCTGCTGGCGGGACGGCGGGTCCTGCTGACGGCGGGGCCGACGTTCGAGCGCATCGATGCGGTGCGCGGGATCACCAATTCCAGCTCGGGCAAGATGGGCTTCGCCGTGGCGCGCGCGGCCTGGGAGGCTGGCGCCGATGTGACACTGATCGCCGGCGAGACGGCCCAGCCCACGCCCCCCGACTGCCGCCGCATCGACGTACGTTCTGCACAGGACATGCTGGCCGCGGTCGAGCGCGAACTGGACGGCACCGACATCTTCATTGCAGTGGCCGCGGTGGCGGATTACTACGTGCTCAACCAGAGCGAGCACAAGATCAAGAAGGATGCGCACATCCTGACACTGGAACTGGCGCCCAACCCCGATATCCTGGCCAGCGTGGCGTGTCGCGACAACCCGCCGTTCTGCGTGGGATTCGCCGCCGAATCGGAAAACCTGCTCGAATACGCCGATGCCAAGCGCCGGCGCAAGCAGCTGCCGCTGTTGGTGGCCAACCTGGTGCAGCAGGCGATGGGGGCTGACGACAACGAGGTGATCCTGCTGGACGACGCAGGTGAGCACCGGCTGCCGCGCGGACCCAAGCTTGCCGTTGCCCGGCAATTGGTGGCGCACCTGGCCGGGTTGTACGCGCAGTGCGGTCCTGCATCCGGTCGGGCCGGCTGAACCCGGCACCGGCCAAGTACCAAGGCATTCGCTACAATCGCGCCATCTTCGTCTACCTGCGGACCGTTCCTGCCATGGCTACCCTGGACATCAAGATCCTCGATGCGCGCCTGCGCACCAACCTGCCGGCCTATGCCACTTCCGGTTCGGCCGGCCTTGACCTGCGTGCGTGCATCGACGCGCCGCTGGAACTGGCGCCTGGCGCCACCACACTCGTGCCCAGCGGCATGGCCATCCACCTGGCCGACCCGGGATTGGCGGCCATGATCCTGCCCCGCTCGGGCCTTGGGCATAAGCACGGCATCGTGCTGGGCAATCTGGTCGGATTGATCGACTCGGACTACCAGGGACAGGTGTTCGTCTCGGTATGGAACCGGGGTCACGGCAGCTTCACCATCCAGCCGCTCGAACGCATCGCGCAGCTCGTCGTGGTGCCCGTGGTGCAGGTGGCGCTCAATATCGTCGACGACTTCACCGGAAGCGAGCGTGGTGCCGGTGGCTTTGGCAGCACCGGCAAGCACTGACCTCAACGATTCCTGCTGCAGGGAGCCTTCATGGCCAAGCATTACAAGATCGCACCGCATGAAATCCGGCTTCTCGTCTCAGGCAAGGGCCTGTGCGTGGCAACCGACCTGATCACCGTGGAGGGGCAGCCGGTCGGCTACATGGTGCGCGAAGCCCCCGAGGACGAGAACGACAGCGGCTGGCGCTTTTTCGCCGGCAGCGAGGATGACCGTTACATCGACAACCCACGCAATTTCAGCCTGCTCGACGTGAACGTGATCGCCAACTACGACGAGGCCATCATCCCATTGCTGGACGCGCCGGTCGGCAGCGAATTCGACCGGGGCGACGACGGCGTTTTCTATGGCGCCGACCAATAGCGCCCGCTGTAGCGGAAATGGTCCGGAACGGACCTGGCAACCGCGGTCGACGGCCAGGGCTCTGGTCCGCCAGGGGGCGGCGCCTGGTGTTGCGGTCAAGCGCGCCTGATGCGCGGCGCCGCGATGGCGGAAGCAGGGTGACCGCGCGGCATCAGCGCGTGCCGTCTTTCGCCGTGGCGAACGGGTAGTCGGTGTAACCGGCGGCGCCTCCGCCGAAGAAGCGGTCGGTGTCGGGCTGGTTCAGCGGTAAAGCCTGGCGCAGACGCTCGGGCAGATCGGGGTTGGCGACAAAGGGACGGCCAAAGCCGATCAGGTCGGCCCAGCCGTTGTGCAATGCGGCTTCGGCGCGTTCGGCCGTGTATTTGCCGGCGTAGATCAGCGTGCCGCCGTAGATCAACCGCAGTGCCTCCTTGAATGCTGCCGGCATTTCCGGCGCGTCCTCCCAGTCCGCTTCGGCAATGTGCAGATAGGCGACACCGATGCCGTCCAGCAGCCTGGCCGCGCCCAGGTAGGTGGCTTGCGGGGTGTCGTCCACCGCGCCCTGCAGCGTGGTCAGCGGCGCCAGCCGTACGCCCACGCGTCCTTGCCCGACCACCGC is a genomic window containing:
- a CDS encoding DUF2185 domain-containing protein, producing the protein MAKHYKIAPHEIRLLVSGKGLCVATDLITVEGQPVGYMVREAPEDENDSGWRFFAGSEDDRYIDNPRNFSLLDVNVIANYDEAIIPLLDAPVGSEFDRGDDGVFYGADQ
- the dut gene encoding dUTP diphosphatase gives rise to the protein MATLDIKILDARLRTNLPAYATSGSAGLDLRACIDAPLELAPGATTLVPSGMAIHLADPGLAAMILPRSGLGHKHGIVLGNLVGLIDSDYQGQVFVSVWNRGHGSFTIQPLERIAQLVVVPVVQVALNIVDDFTGSERGAGGFGSTGKH
- the coaBC gene encoding bifunctional phosphopantothenoylcysteine decarboxylase/phosphopantothenate--cysteine ligase CoaBC, giving the protein MKQKRIVLGVTGGIAAYKAAELTRLMVKAGWDVHVVLSAAGAQFVTATTFQALSGNPVFTDQWDARPANSMAHINLTRGADAVLVAPATADVLAKLAHGLCDDLLTTLIAARDCPLLLAPAMNRQMWENPPNRRNVAQLRADGVAVLGPAAGEQACGEVGEGRMLEPAQIMERLEAFFQPKLLAGRRVLLTAGPTFERIDAVRGITNSSSGKMGFAVARAAWEAGADVTLIAGETAQPTPPDCRRIDVRSAQDMLAAVERELDGTDIFIAVAAVADYYVLNQSEHKIKKDAHILTLELAPNPDILASVACRDNPPFCVGFAAESENLLEYADAKRRRKQLPLLVANLVQQAMGADDNEVILLDDAGEHRLPRGPKLAVARQLVAHLAGLYAQCGPASGRAG